A region of the Chryseobacterium cucumeris genome:
GGTTGGAAAGCTTGATTTTATTAAGTTGAAATATTGGTTATTAACTCCATAGAAGATTTTCGCATCGATATCTTCCAAATCATATGTTAATTCAAACATGCAGTATTTTTATTTTTAGATTTTAAAATTAAAGCTTTTTTTCAAATTTATATCAAATTCTTTTCAACAATCTTTCGGGCTTTCTTTTTATTTTAAATAACTTTGCAATACTACACTATTCTATAAATTGCTCATGTCAATTATTACCCTTACTTCGGATTTCGGAAATTTAGATTACAGAGTTGCTGCTGTGAAAGGCAAAATTCTGTCTCTAAACCCTGAGGTTAATATTATTGATATCACCCACGAAATCCAGGCATTCAATCTTATACAGACTTCATATATTGTAAGAAATGCTTATAAATATTTTCCCAAAGGAAGCATTCACATTCTTTCTGTAGACAGTTTTTACAGCAAATCAAGAAAGAATATCCTCTATAAAGCAGACGGATCTTACTTCCTGGCGGCAGACAACGGCCTTTTGAGCCTTATATTTTTTGATATAAAACCGGAAGCCATCTACGAACTTACGCTGAACAATCGTTTTGACGACGTTATCAACTTTACTTCTACGGACATTTTTGTTCCTGCAGCAGTGCATCTTGCCAATGGCGGACTTCCTGAAGTGATAGGAAGAAAAATCAGCACAGCAAAACAGCTGATGTTCCCGCGGGCGGTTTATAATGAATCGGAAGGGATGATTATTGGTGAAGTGACCTATATTGATAATTTCGGAAATATAATATCAAATATCAATAAAGATTTTTTTGAGAACATCAGTAAAGGTTACAACAGTTTTACCATAAAATTCAGAAATTTAAGCCTTTCAAGAATATTTTCCAGCCATACAGAAGTTGTTTCAGACTGGAAAAGAGAGACCGAATTCCACGGACAGTCTGCAGCGATCTTCAATGATAGTCAGTTATTGGAGCTTACCATCTACAAAGGAAGCAAGAAAAACGGTGCTAAAAGCCTGTTTGGACTGAATGTGGGAGAAAATATTTATATCGAATTCAGCTAAGATTATATATTTCTTAAAAAAACCGATTTTTTTTATATATTTGTCAAAATCTAAAAATCAAAAATGGCAGAATACAAATTATTGCTTCCTTCCATGGGAGAAGGTGTTATGGAAGCGACAATTATCACTTGGTTATTCAATGAAGGTGATAACGTAAAGGAGGATGACTCCGTAGTAGAAATTGCAACAGATAAAGTAGATTCAGACGTACCGACACCAGTTTCGGGGAAAATTGTAAAAATTTTAAAGCAAAAAGATGAAGTTGCAAAAGTAGGTGAAGCCATTGCTATTTTAGAAATTGAAGGAGAAGGTACAGCTTCAGAAGAAGTAAAAACTGAAACTCCAACGGCTGCTCCGGATGCTGAAACTTTAAAAGCGATTGAAGAGCCATTGCAAACAGTAGCTGTTTCAAACGTAGAATTCTCAGGAGATCTTTATCTGTCTCCACTTGTAAAATCTATCGCACAACAGGAAAAAATTTCTGAAACTGAACTGAAATCTATCAAAGGAAGCGGTTTGGAAGGAAGAATTACCAAAGAAGATATATTAGCTTATGTTGCCAGCAGAGGAAGCCAGCCAGCTCAGCAGGCCGCTCCGGTACAGACAGCTTCTGCTCCACAACCGGCAGTATCAGCTCCGGCAGCTACTATTCCGGTAAGTGCAGGTGATGAGATCATTCCAATGGACAGAATGAGAAAAATCATCGCTGAAAACATGGTGAAAGCAAAACAAATTGCCCCACACGTTACTTCTTTCATTGAAACAGACGTTACCAACGTCGTAAAATGGAGAAATAAAAACAAAGCTGTATTC
Encoded here:
- a CDS encoding S-adenosyl-l-methionine hydroxide adenosyltransferase family protein encodes the protein MSIITLTSDFGNLDYRVAAVKGKILSLNPEVNIIDITHEIQAFNLIQTSYIVRNAYKYFPKGSIHILSVDSFYSKSRKNILYKADGSYFLAADNGLLSLIFFDIKPEAIYELTLNNRFDDVINFTSTDIFVPAAVHLANGGLPEVIGRKISTAKQLMFPRAVYNESEGMIIGEVTYIDNFGNIISNINKDFFENISKGYNSFTIKFRNLSLSRIFSSHTEVVSDWKRETEFHGQSAAIFNDSQLLELTIYKGSKKNGAKSLFGLNVGENIYIEFS
- a CDS encoding dihydrolipoamide acetyltransferase family protein; its protein translation is MAEYKLLLPSMGEGVMEATIITWLFNEGDNVKEDDSVVEIATDKVDSDVPTPVSGKIVKILKQKDEVAKVGEAIAILEIEGEGTASEEVKTETPTAAPDAETLKAIEEPLQTVAVSNVEFSGDLYLSPLVKSIAQQEKISETELKSIKGSGLEGRITKEDILAYVASRGSQPAQQAAPVQTASAPQPAVSAPAATIPVSAGDEIIPMDRMRKIIAENMVKAKQIAPHVTSFIETDVTNVVKWRNKNKAVFEKREGEKLTFMPIFVKAVVKAIQDFPMINVSVNGENIIKKKNINIGMATALPDGNLIVPVIKNADQLSLSGLAKAINDLAYRARNKKLRPEDTQGATYTISNVGSFGNLMGTPIIPQPQVAILAIGAIVKKPAVLETADGDVIAIRNLMFMSHSYDHRVVDGSLGGMMLKHVHDYLENWDLNTEI